In one Modestobacter sp. L9-4 genomic region, the following are encoded:
- a CDS encoding MerR family transcriptional regulator, protein MRIGELARLTGVSPRSLRWYGEQSLLSAERTSGGHREYGDDAVERVRAIQALFAAGVPARHVAGMLPCLYTGTTCPATVERLEQERARLQAQAAGLSATLARLDEVVEQARALLVTA, encoded by the coding sequence GTGCGGATCGGTGAACTGGCCCGACTGACCGGGGTGAGCCCCAGGTCGCTGCGCTGGTACGGCGAGCAGTCACTGCTGTCCGCGGAGCGCACCAGTGGGGGCCACCGGGAGTACGGCGACGACGCGGTCGAGCGGGTGCGGGCCATCCAGGCGCTGTTCGCGGCCGGCGTCCCCGCCCGGCACGTGGCGGGGATGCTGCCGTGCCTCTACACCGGGACGACGTGCCCGGCCACGGTCGAGCGCCTGGAGCAGGAGCGAGCCCGGCTGCAGGCGCAGGCCGCGGGGCTCTCCGCCACCCTCGCGAGACTCGACGAGGTCGTCGAGCAGGCACGCGCCCTCCTCGTGACCGCCTGA
- a CDS encoding DUF6221 family protein yields the protein MTELCDFLLARIAEDAATARAAFHPVGEERVGGWYWSGAGDAVFVDRTSEPVACGPWQQLMHQPFAQHMVRWDPERVVAECLARRGVVEGCAAALAPRSLRRRLLASTVHHDRGRRELAAQTLRLLALPYADHPRYRQEWRA from the coding sequence ATGACCGAGCTGTGCGACTTCCTGCTGGCCCGCATCGCCGAGGACGCGGCGACGGCCCGTGCGGCGTTCCACCCGGTCGGGGAGGAGCGGGTCGGCGGGTGGTACTGGAGCGGTGCGGGAGATGCCGTCTTCGTCGACCGCACATCCGAACCCGTTGCCTGCGGCCCCTGGCAGCAGCTGATGCACCAGCCGTTCGCCCAGCACATGGTGCGCTGGGACCCCGAGCGGGTCGTCGCAGAGTGCCTCGCCAGGCGGGGGGTCGTCGAGGGGTGCGCAGCAGCCCTCGCGCCCCGGTCGCTCCGCCGGAGGCTCCTGGCCAGCACCGTGCACCACGACAGGGGCCGGCGGGAGCTCGCCGCGCAGACACTGCGCCTGCTCGCCCTGCCGTACGCCGACCACCCTCGCTACCGCCAGGAGTGGCGGGCATGA